In a genomic window of Pseudoglutamicibacter albus:
- a CDS encoding glycosyltransferase family 4 protein — protein MQLVVDARYTRTDHHDGISRFTASLIEALARNHDVRMLISDEAQLPMLPAVPYVVINSPTSPLEPLTSLRVNRLRPDVVFSPMQTMGSLGRRFPLVLTLHDLIYYQHPTPPGFLPAPVRLLWRLFHKAYWPQRFLLNRADVVATVSHTTASLMLKHELTRRPIRIVSNASASMGEPRDPAEGAANELVYMGSFMEYKNVETLIRGMAHLPGYTLRLLSKIRPDRRRELEALIPEGASVVFHDGVSEEEYAQLLRRARASVTLSKAEGFGIPLVEAMGLGTPVVCADTPIFREIGADAALFVDADDDAGFASAVRSLENTHEFAARSGLSRERAAHYSWERSAEDLWRACQEARTLYHAKER, from the coding sequence GTGCAGTTGGTAGTTGATGCGCGTTATACGCGCACTGATCATCACGATGGGATTTCGCGTTTCACCGCGTCGTTGATTGAGGCGTTGGCTCGCAACCATGATGTGCGGATGCTGATCTCGGATGAGGCTCAGCTGCCGATGCTACCGGCGGTGCCCTATGTTGTGATCAATTCGCCGACCTCGCCGCTTGAACCATTGACGTCCTTGCGAGTGAATCGTTTGCGCCCGGATGTGGTGTTCAGCCCGATGCAGACGATGGGTTCGCTCGGGCGCCGCTTCCCGCTGGTGCTCACGCTGCATGACTTGATTTACTATCAGCACCCTACTCCGCCGGGTTTCTTACCGGCTCCGGTGCGCCTGTTGTGGCGTTTGTTCCATAAGGCGTATTGGCCGCAGAGGTTTCTACTGAACCGCGCCGATGTTGTGGCTACGGTTTCTCACACGACTGCCTCGCTGATGCTCAAGCATGAGCTCACGCGTAGACCTATCCGGATTGTCTCTAACGCTTCGGCTTCGATGGGTGAGCCCCGCGATCCGGCCGAAGGTGCAGCCAATGAGCTGGTCTATATGGGTTCGTTCATGGAGTACAAGAACGTTGAGACGTTGATCCGGGGGATGGCTCACTTGCCTGGCTACACGTTGCGTTTATTGTCCAAGATCAGGCCGGATAGGCGTCGTGAGCTTGAAGCGTTGATCCCTGAGGGGGCCTCGGTTGTTTTCCACGATGGGGTGAGCGAGGAAGAGTATGCCCAGCTTTTGCGGCGTGCCCGGGCTTCGGTCACGTTGTCGAAGGCGGAAGGGTTCGGCATTCCGCTGGTTGAAGCGATGGGTTTGGGTACGCCCGTGGTGTGTGCTGACACCCCGATCTTCCGTGAGATTGGTGCTGACGCCGCGCTTTTTGTTGACGCGGATGACGATGCGGGCTTTGCGTCCGCTGTTCGTTCGCTTGAGAATACGCATGAGTTTGCGGCCCGTAGTGGCCTCAGCCGCGAGCGTGCTGCCCACTATTCGTGGGAGCGTTCTGCCGAGGATTTATGGCGGGCTTGCCAGGAAGCACGCACTTTATATCACGCCAAAGAGAGATGA
- a CDS encoding phage holin family protein encodes MTQQEQLPQPQNLRQTASVMMRLAPKQINDEVQLTLRQLQAKGVSLGVAVALLAAGLGLLGLLVIALVVAAIAGLATVMPLWVSALLVSAFFLILALIFVLVGVTRAKNIVPEAIEIPKNAATRLRYDMGVLSQGTAFSIAEFEQKQKEKEEEKKRKKEASKKQTNPNSREDHSQTYSEKPSEGELKRRLSRRREHLAQLRDTLGRQSDVKARVGSVAQRTGLVSTGGDSYEANRAAGEKVMPILGAAAGIATALLVILGISKKRKKKKAKKAAKASK; translated from the coding sequence ATGACACAGCAGGAGCAGTTGCCTCAACCGCAGAACCTGCGTCAGACCGCATCTGTGATGATGCGTTTGGCCCCTAAACAGATTAATGACGAAGTGCAGTTGACTCTGCGTCAGCTCCAGGCCAAGGGCGTTTCCTTGGGCGTTGCTGTTGCACTGCTCGCCGCAGGTTTGGGCCTTTTGGGCTTGTTGGTGATCGCACTGGTTGTCGCCGCGATCGCGGGCTTGGCAACCGTGATGCCACTGTGGGTTTCCGCCTTGCTGGTCTCTGCGTTCTTCCTGATTTTGGCTTTGATCTTTGTTCTCGTGGGTGTGACCCGCGCAAAGAACATCGTTCCTGAAGCGATCGAGATCCCTAAGAACGCGGCAACGCGCCTGCGTTATGACATGGGTGTGCTTTCGCAGGGAACCGCCTTCAGCATCGCTGAGTTTGAGCAGAAACAGAAGGAAAAGGAAGAAGAGAAGAAGCGCAAGAAGGAAGCGTCGAAGAAGCAGACCAACCCGAACTCCCGTGAGGATCACTCGCAGACCTATTCGGAGAAGCCTTCCGAGGGCGAGTTGAAGCGCCGCTTGTCCCGCCGCCGTGAGCACTTGGCTCAGTTGCGTGACACCCTGGGACGCCAGTCCGATGTCAAGGCTCGTGTGGGCTCGGTCGCTCAGCGTACCGGCCTGGTCAGCACCGGTGGTGACTCGTATGAGGCCAACCGTGCCGCTGGCGAGAAGGTCATGCCGATCCTGGGCGCGGCCGCAGGTATCGCTACGGCTCTGCTCGTGATCCTGGGCATCTCGAAGAAGCGTAAGAAGAAGAAAGCGAAGAAGGCTGCTAAAGCCTCCAAGTAG
- a CDS encoding DMT family transporter, with the protein MVWLAVTAALVSAAFLALGTQRQAAAVRNAHGREVSGRQILEMLKNRTWLIGLLLMITGVVLNVVALSLAPLTVVQPLGAVALVLTTIINSWDRKIRINGATWRAITVCTIGAIGFVLLAIKATHETFVTGNQRVLIIILLGISSLILAILALVHRRHKGGAIFYIVGAGILFGFTAVLVRTIAVTFLHWDPEMTWWKQVPWGAMIAIVIVGIMGQYFNQHAYASGPPELVVAGLTVIDPMVGVLIGVIILGELMPGLPWYIALGMIAAGVIAIIGVLQLSRHHPDSVAPERTEVR; encoded by the coding sequence ATGGTCTGGTTAGCTGTCACGGCGGCCCTCGTATCGGCCGCGTTTCTTGCCTTGGGTACGCAGCGTCAAGCCGCGGCCGTACGCAACGCGCACGGCCGTGAGGTCAGCGGGCGGCAGATCCTGGAGATGCTGAAGAACCGCACGTGGCTCATCGGTCTTCTCTTGATGATCACCGGCGTGGTCCTCAACGTCGTTGCGCTCTCGCTCGCCCCACTCACGGTGGTTCAGCCGTTGGGCGCGGTGGCGCTGGTTTTGACAACCATCATCAACTCGTGGGACCGCAAGATCCGCATCAACGGTGCAACCTGGCGTGCGATCACGGTATGCACTATCGGCGCGATCGGTTTCGTGCTGCTTGCGATCAAGGCGACTCACGAAACCTTCGTGACCGGTAATCAGCGTGTTCTGATCATCATCCTGTTGGGCATCAGCAGCCTGATCCTCGCGATCCTGGCCCTGGTTCATAGGCGCCATAAAGGCGGCGCCATTTTCTACATCGTCGGGGCGGGCATCCTGTTCGGTTTCACCGCGGTCCTGGTTCGCACGATCGCGGTGACGTTCCTGCATTGGGACCCGGAGATGACCTGGTGGAAGCAGGTTCCGTGGGGTGCGATGATCGCGATCGTGATCGTGGGCATCATGGGGCAGTACTTCAACCAGCACGCATACGCATCCGGCCCGCCAGAACTCGTGGTCGCAGGTTTGACCGTGATCGACCCTATGGTGGGCGTGCTGATCGGGGTCATCATTTTGGGTGAGCTCATGCCTGGATTGCCGTGGTACATTGCGCTGGGAATGATCGCCGCGGGCGTGATCGCGATTATCGGGGTCTTGCAGCTGTCCCGGCACCATCCTGATTCGGTGGCCCCTGAGCGCACCGAGGTTCGATAG
- a CDS encoding glycosyltransferase: MASREMEPALETRETPLRILIACDTYPPDVNGAAVFCYRLASNLTKRGHEVHVLAARSDRGPSFVEHRPEATVHRVTSHKAPTHETYRLVTPLTANKVAGQVMDEIRPDAVHIQCHYMIGHAAQKQATKRGIRLIATNHFMPENLEPFLPFPQWFLNIVSRNSWRDMGKIMGKADVVTTPTPLAARAMRENAGLKHVLPLSNGIDSAHYELRKDETLPQRDYQTVLFAGRLAVEKNIDVLLRAMARLKQHPQPHVRIVGEGEQRPKLEALAKELDIENRVHFLGFVDDETLRQEYLCADVFCQPGTAELQSLVTLEALSASRPVVLADALALPHLVKDGVNGYLFTPGDDQDLAAKLASILNLSPAERAEMGEAGHQLALTHGEEKTISTFEALYRGADVRDYL; encoded by the coding sequence ATGGCGTCGAGAGAAATGGAGCCTGCGTTGGAGACCCGGGAAACTCCCCTGAGAATCCTGATCGCTTGCGATACGTATCCGCCCGACGTCAATGGGGCGGCCGTGTTCTGCTACCGGCTGGCATCCAACCTGACTAAGCGGGGCCATGAAGTCCATGTCCTTGCGGCACGTAGCGACCGCGGCCCGAGCTTTGTGGAGCATCGCCCGGAAGCCACCGTGCACCGTGTCACCTCGCATAAGGCGCCAACACACGAAACCTACCGGCTTGTGACCCCGTTGACCGCCAATAAGGTCGCGGGCCAGGTCATGGATGAGATCAGGCCCGATGCGGTGCACATCCAGTGCCACTACATGATCGGCCACGCAGCCCAGAAGCAAGCCACCAAACGCGGCATCCGTTTGATCGCAACGAATCACTTCATGCCGGAGAACCTCGAACCGTTCCTCCCGTTCCCGCAGTGGTTCCTCAACATCGTCTCCCGTAACTCGTGGCGTGACATGGGCAAGATCATGGGCAAAGCCGACGTGGTCACCACGCCGACCCCGCTCGCGGCGCGCGCGATGCGCGAGAACGCTGGCCTCAAACACGTCTTGCCGCTCTCCAACGGCATCGACTCGGCCCACTATGAGCTGCGTAAGGACGAGACCCTACCGCAACGCGACTATCAGACAGTGTTGTTCGCTGGCCGGCTTGCCGTGGAGAAGAACATCGATGTTCTTCTGCGAGCGATGGCCCGCCTCAAGCAGCATCCGCAACCCCACGTGCGGATCGTAGGCGAAGGTGAACAGCGGCCCAAGCTCGAAGCGCTAGCTAAGGAGCTGGATATTGAAAACCGCGTCCACTTCCTCGGATTCGTTGACGATGAAACCCTGCGTCAGGAGTACCTGTGCGCGGATGTCTTCTGCCAGCCGGGAACAGCGGAGCTCCAGTCGCTCGTGACGCTCGAGGCGCTCTCAGCGTCCCGTCCTGTGGTGCTCGCGGACGCGCTCGCCTTGCCGCACCTGGTCAAGGACGGCGTCAACGGCTACCTCTTCACCCCAGGCGATGATCAAGACCTCGCGGCTAAGCTCGCAAGCATCCTGAACCTTTCACCGGCCGAACGCGCCGAGATGGGGGAGGCTGGCCACCAGCTCGCGCTGACCCACGGCGAAGAGAAAACGATCTCCACGTTCGAGGCTCTCTACCGCGGAGCTGACGTCCGCGACTACCTCTAA
- the hutH gene encoding histidine ammonia-lyase: MKEHAVSLHQNLENSSPSTVVLNPSGVSAEDVIAVARHGARIELGPEVFQTVDAVRQHVEDLAASTTPVYGVSTGFGALADTSIPQERRTLLQSSLIRSHAAGTGPEVEREVVRALMFLRARTLATGRTGVRFVVLENLVGLLNAGITPIVHEYGSLGCSGDLAPLAHCAIVLLGEGRARDAEGIERPVPELLEEAGIEPLELAEKEGLALINGTDGMLGMLLMALADLRELVDVADLTTAMSIQALRGRDTVFAPQLHEPLRPHPGQARSAANVYRWLKDSPIVADVMKEGSRVQDAYSLRCHPQVAGAVRDTISHASTVAERELASAIDNPVVLEDGTVTSNGNFHGAPVAYVLDFLAIAAADLASISERRSDRMLDKSRNFGLPPFLADDPGVDSGFMIAQYTQAGLVAEMKRLASPASVDSIPSSAMQEDHVSLGWHAARKLRTSIDALRRVLAIELMTAARAIELRAPLKPSPATAEVIEAFRASVPGPGPDRFLAPDIEAAVEFLATHPWNS; this comes from the coding sequence ATGAAGGAGCACGCAGTGTCCCTACACCAGAATCTAGAGAACTCTTCCCCGTCCACCGTGGTGCTGAACCCGAGCGGTGTGAGCGCCGAGGACGTCATTGCGGTGGCGCGTCATGGCGCCCGAATTGAGCTGGGCCCGGAGGTTTTCCAGACGGTGGATGCGGTCCGCCAACACGTTGAGGACCTCGCGGCCTCCACAACCCCGGTCTACGGGGTTTCCACGGGTTTCGGTGCGCTTGCTGATACCTCGATCCCGCAGGAGCGCCGCACCCTGTTGCAGTCGAGCCTGATCCGTTCCCACGCGGCCGGTACCGGCCCGGAGGTTGAGCGGGAGGTTGTGCGTGCGCTCATGTTCTTGCGTGCCCGCACGCTCGCCACCGGCCGCACCGGTGTGCGGTTCGTGGTGCTTGAAAACCTCGTGGGGCTTCTCAACGCTGGCATCACACCCATCGTCCATGAGTACGGTTCGCTGGGTTGCTCAGGTGATCTCGCTCCGCTGGCTCACTGCGCGATCGTGTTGCTCGGTGAGGGGCGGGCCCGCGATGCCGAAGGCATTGAGCGTCCCGTGCCTGAACTGTTAGAGGAAGCCGGCATCGAGCCGCTGGAACTGGCAGAGAAGGAGGGGCTTGCGCTCATCAACGGCACCGACGGCATGCTCGGCATGTTGCTCATGGCGCTGGCTGATCTGCGTGAACTGGTCGATGTCGCGGATCTGACCACTGCGATGTCGATCCAGGCTCTGCGTGGCCGTGACACCGTGTTCGCACCACAGCTACACGAACCGTTGCGTCCGCATCCGGGGCAAGCGCGCTCGGCCGCTAACGTGTACCGCTGGCTCAAAGACTCCCCGATCGTTGCCGATGTCATGAAGGAAGGCTCCCGCGTCCAGGACGCGTACTCGTTGCGTTGCCACCCACAGGTTGCTGGTGCTGTGAGGGACACGATCTCTCACGCCTCAACCGTTGCTGAACGCGAGCTGGCCTCGGCTATCGACAACCCTGTCGTGTTGGAAGACGGTACCGTCACTTCGAACGGTAACTTCCACGGGGCGCCTGTCGCCTATGTTTTGGATTTCCTCGCGATCGCGGCGGCTGATCTGGCGTCGATCTCTGAACGCCGTAGCGACCGGATGCTCGATAAGTCCCGCAACTTCGGTTTGCCGCCGTTCCTCGCAGATGACCCGGGCGTGGACTCCGGTTTCATGATCGCCCAATACACCCAAGCAGGCCTGGTTGCAGAGATGAAGCGGCTGGCCTCCCCCGCCTCGGTTGATTCGATCCCGTCCTCTGCGATGCAAGAAGACCACGTCTCGCTGGGTTGGCATGCCGCACGGAAGCTCCGCACCTCGATTGATGCGTTGCGTCGCGTCCTGGCGATCGAGCTCATGACGGCGGCCCGCGCAATCGAGTTGCGTGCCCCGCTCAAACCATCACCTGCCACGGCAGAGGTCATCGAAGCGTTCCGCGCGAGCGTGCCCGGCCCGGGCCCCGACCGTTTCCTGGCACCCGACATCGAGGCGGCAGTCGAGTTCCTCGCAACCCACCCGTGGAACAGCTAG
- the hutI gene encoding imidazolonepropionase, which produces MTSTLYSSIGELWSFDPEHGAVDSAKLATSADAGVIADAALVVEDGVIAWTGPASAAPDADTRVDLAGAAVVPGWVDSHSHMVFDGDRSAEFEARMAGQAYAAGGIAVTTEATRSASEAKLDALVADRVAQAAALGTTTLETKTGYGLDVDSEALAARVAARHVEEVTFLGAHLVPPEYEHDRAAYVDLVCGPMLDAVADHVGWIDVFCEQGAFTVEESMRVLQAGQARGLGLRVHGNQIGHTGGAAMAVELGAASVDHLNFLSSEDIEMLAASDTVATILPACDLSTRAPLAPARELLDAGATVAIASNLNPGTSYTSSVPFCITTAVLQQQMTLAEAIRAATLGGAAALRRTDVGHLSRSAPANFAVLDAPAAIHMAYRPGMVGVRATVKNGRIIAGALD; this is translated from the coding sequence ATGACTTCGACCCTATATAGCTCGATTGGTGAGCTGTGGTCGTTTGACCCCGAGCATGGCGCGGTTGATTCCGCGAAGCTCGCTACATCGGCTGATGCCGGTGTTATCGCTGATGCCGCGCTGGTGGTTGAGGACGGCGTGATCGCCTGGACTGGTCCGGCCTCGGCAGCCCCTGACGCCGATACGCGCGTTGATCTTGCCGGTGCTGCCGTGGTTCCGGGGTGGGTTGATTCTCATTCCCACATGGTTTTTGACGGCGACCGCTCCGCTGAGTTCGAGGCCCGGATGGCTGGCCAGGCGTATGCTGCCGGCGGGATCGCGGTCACAACTGAGGCGACCCGTTCCGCGTCCGAGGCTAAACTCGATGCGCTGGTTGCCGATCGTGTAGCGCAGGCCGCAGCCTTAGGCACCACGACGCTGGAGACCAAGACCGGCTACGGCTTGGATGTGGATTCAGAAGCCCTCGCCGCACGTGTCGCTGCCCGCCACGTTGAGGAAGTCACGTTCTTAGGTGCTCACCTGGTCCCGCCTGAATACGAGCATGACCGTGCCGCCTATGTCGATCTGGTGTGTGGTCCGATGCTGGATGCGGTTGCCGATCATGTTGGCTGGATCGATGTATTTTGTGAACAGGGTGCGTTCACTGTCGAGGAGTCGATGCGGGTCTTGCAGGCCGGGCAGGCGCGCGGGCTGGGTTTGCGGGTGCACGGTAACCAGATTGGGCATACGGGCGGGGCCGCTATGGCGGTTGAGCTCGGGGCGGCAAGCGTTGATCACCTGAACTTCTTGAGTAGTGAAGATATTGAGATGCTCGCCGCCTCCGATACGGTCGCGACGATCCTTCCGGCGTGCGATCTGTCCACGCGTGCACCGCTAGCGCCAGCGAGGGAGCTGCTCGATGCCGGCGCTACGGTCGCGATCGCATCGAACCTGAACCCTGGAACCTCCTATACGTCTTCGGTTCCGTTCTGCATCACCACCGCGGTGTTGCAGCAGCAGATGACCCTTGCCGAAGCGATCCGCGCGGCAACCCTCGGCGGGGCGGCAGCGTTGCGGCGCACCGACGTCGGGCATCTTAGCCGCAGCGCACCTGCGAACTTTGCCGTGCTCGATGCGCCCGCCGCGATCCATATGGCCTACCGGCCAGGCATGGTCGGCGTCCGCGCAACCGTGAAGAACGGCCGCATCATCGCCGGCGCACTCGACTAA
- the hutU gene encoding urocanate hydratase, with the protein MSFAHLTSPGHEPREVRAPRGTELTARSWQTEAPLRMLMNNLDPEVAERPDDLVVYGGTGRAARSWEAYDAIVDSLKELADDETLLVQSGKPVGIIRTNVWAPRVLIANSNLVGDWANWPEFRKLEDEGLMMYGQMTAGSWIYIATQGILQGTFETFAAVAKKRFNGSLKGTITLTAGCGGMGGAQPLAVTLNGGVALVVDVDRNRLERRRSKRYLDEIADGLDAAVARAQQAVEAGEAVSIGIEGNAAAVFPELLRRYKAGELRIDVVTDQTSAHDPLSYLPAEIALEDWDREAEADPVGFTKKARESMAAHVEAMVGFQDAGAEVFDYGNSIRDEARHAGFERAFDFPGFVPAYIRPLFCEGLGPFRWVALSGDPEDIRVTDEALKELFPENEHLHRWLDAAAEHVEFEGLPARICWLGYGERHQAGLLFNRLVAEGKVTAPIVIGRDHLDSGSVASPYRETESMLDGSDAIADWPLLNALTAASSGATWVSLHHGGGVGMGRSIHAGQVGVADGTELAAAKLTALLTNDPAMGVFRHVDAGYSRAVEVADERGVRVPMNPRVRD; encoded by the coding sequence ATGAGCTTTGCCCACTTGACCTCCCCCGGCCACGAACCACGCGAGGTTCGTGCACCCCGCGGAACCGAGCTCACTGCCCGCTCGTGGCAGACAGAAGCGCCTCTGCGCATGCTCATGAACAACCTCGACCCAGAAGTTGCAGAACGCCCTGATGACCTCGTGGTCTACGGCGGCACAGGCCGGGCAGCACGCTCGTGGGAGGCTTACGACGCCATCGTGGATTCGCTCAAGGAGCTCGCCGATGACGAGACGCTGCTGGTTCAGTCGGGCAAACCAGTTGGCATCATCCGCACCAACGTGTGGGCCCCGCGCGTGCTGATCGCTAATTCGAACCTCGTGGGCGACTGGGCCAACTGGCCAGAATTCCGCAAGCTCGAAGACGAAGGCCTCATGATGTATGGCCAGATGACCGCAGGTTCCTGGATCTATATTGCAACCCAGGGTATTTTGCAGGGCACCTTCGAGACGTTCGCCGCGGTTGCTAAGAAGCGTTTCAACGGAAGCCTGAAAGGCACCATCACGCTGACCGCCGGTTGCGGCGGCATGGGTGGTGCTCAGCCGCTCGCAGTGACGCTCAACGGTGGTGTTGCGCTCGTGGTCGATGTGGACCGCAACCGTCTTGAACGTCGCCGTTCCAAGCGCTACCTGGATGAGATCGCCGATGGCCTTGATGCCGCAGTAGCGCGCGCTCAGCAGGCCGTTGAGGCTGGCGAGGCCGTCTCGATTGGTATCGAAGGCAACGCGGCCGCGGTGTTCCCCGAGCTTTTGCGCCGATACAAGGCCGGTGAGCTGAGAATCGATGTTGTCACCGACCAGACTTCGGCTCACGATCCGTTGTCATATTTGCCTGCGGAGATCGCTCTTGAGGACTGGGACCGCGAAGCCGAGGCTGACCCGGTGGGCTTCACCAAGAAGGCACGCGAATCGATGGCCGCCCACGTTGAGGCGATGGTTGGTTTCCAGGATGCCGGTGCCGAGGTTTTCGATTATGGCAACAGCATCCGCGACGAGGCTCGCCATGCAGGTTTCGAGCGCGCATTCGACTTCCCTGGCTTTGTTCCGGCCTATATTCGCCCGCTGTTCTGCGAGGGTTTGGGTCCGTTCCGTTGGGTTGCACTCTCGGGCGACCCGGAGGATATCCGTGTGACCGATGAGGCGCTCAAGGAACTGTTCCCTGAGAACGAGCACCTGCATCGTTGGCTGGATGCCGCCGCTGAACACGTCGAGTTCGAAGGCTTGCCAGCCCGTATCTGCTGGCTGGGTTACGGCGAGCGCCACCAGGCCGGCCTGTTGTTCAACCGTCTGGTTGCCGAAGGTAAGGTCACCGCGCCGATCGTGATTGGCCGTGACCACCTCGATTCGGGTTCGGTCGCCTCTCCGTACCGTGAGACGGAGTCGATGCTGGATGGTTCGGATGCGATCGCTGACTGGCCTCTGTTGAACGCGCTGACCGCGGCCAGCTCGGGCGCAACCTGGGTTTCGCTGCATCACGGCGGTGGCGTGGGCATGGGGCGTTCGATCCACGCTGGCCAAGTGGGTGTCGCTGACGGTACCGAGCTTGCGGCGGCCAAGCTCACGGCGCTACTGACCAATGACCCTGCGATGGGTGTTTTCCGGCACGTTGATGCCGGCTATTCGCGCGCCGTTGAGGTTGCCGATGAGCGTGGTGTGCGTGTGCCGATGAACCCACGCGTGCGGGACTAG
- a CDS encoding IclR family transcriptional regulator — protein MSKVPAADATLRVLSYLASQPRPTAASHISRALDIPRSSLYDLLQALVARGYVIHHMEDRAYGLGPSAHELSSGYNRHAPLARLGRRIVEALVDRVGESGHLSILRGQETVYLVEARAQNRTSLVTDVGVRLDALRTASGRAILAKLPNQQINALFRSGPERTRAAIAIRMTRELGYGWEDGLVSPDFCSAAVPVLDASKWPIAAIALTWKRGKASLDQRVLDDRVEELHEAAATLQRRLGILAPKIAHQPNEIIEQEGVTVLSPELAANIDDSSVRSHIITEA, from the coding sequence ATGTCGAAAGTTCCTGCGGCAGACGCAACACTTCGCGTCCTCTCCTACTTGGCGTCCCAACCTCGCCCCACAGCCGCAAGTCACATCAGCCGCGCCTTAGACATTCCACGTTCGAGCCTCTATGACCTCTTGCAGGCACTCGTTGCCCGGGGCTATGTGATCCACCATATGGAGGACCGCGCGTACGGCCTCGGCCCGTCGGCTCATGAGCTTTCCTCGGGCTATAACCGCCATGCGCCCTTGGCACGCCTGGGCCGCCGCATCGTCGAAGCGCTCGTCGATAGAGTCGGCGAATCTGGGCACCTTTCGATTCTGCGCGGGCAGGAAACCGTGTACCTCGTTGAGGCTCGGGCGCAAAACCGCACAAGCCTCGTGACCGATGTGGGTGTGCGCCTCGATGCTTTGCGGACCGCGAGCGGCCGCGCGATCCTTGCGAAGCTACCGAATCAGCAGATCAACGCGCTTTTCCGCTCAGGCCCTGAACGCACGCGAGCGGCTATTGCCATCCGCATGACGCGCGAGCTCGGTTACGGCTGGGAAGACGGCCTAGTCAGCCCGGACTTCTGTTCGGCCGCCGTCCCGGTCCTGGATGCTTCCAAGTGGCCGATCGCCGCGATCGCTTTGACGTGGAAACGGGGCAAGGCGTCTCTTGATCAGCGCGTCCTTGACGACCGCGTTGAGGAGCTCCATGAGGCCGCAGCTACCCTGCAGCGGCGACTCGGGATCCTCGCACCCAAGATCGCTCACCAGCCGAACGAGATCATCGAGCAAGAAGGCGTGACGGTCCTCTCGCCCGAACTAGCCGCGAATATAGACGACAGCTCGGTCAGGTCGCACATCATCACCGAGGCATAA
- the trhO gene encoding oxygen-dependent tRNA uridine(34) hydroxylase TrhO yields MSVQKIVLFYVFTPLADPEAVRLWQYTLAESCNLKGRVIISKDGINATLGGDISDVKKYVKNTRSYEPFRSADIKWSDGLGDDFPRLSVKVRPELVTFTTPNEIEVDASGVVGGGERLKPAQLHELMDARGEDVVFFDGRNAMEAEIGRFRNAVVPNTDTTRDFIEEIESGKYDDLKDKPVVTYCTGGVRCEVLTVLMKNRGFQEVYQLDGGIVRYGEAYGNDGYWDGSLYVFDKRMHMEFGSGAESLGSCIECGERTPVFVNCVHPSCRSQFLRCEACTSAGKHPECPECMKQAATAPAAALATN; encoded by the coding sequence ATGTCCGTTCAGAAAATTGTGTTGTTCTACGTGTTTACTCCGCTGGCAGATCCAGAGGCTGTGCGTTTGTGGCAGTACACGCTGGCTGAAAGTTGCAACCTTAAGGGGCGCGTGATCATCTCGAAGGATGGCATCAACGCGACCCTCGGGGGCGATATCAGCGATGTTAAGAAATATGTGAAGAACACGCGCTCCTATGAGCCGTTCCGTTCCGCAGACATCAAGTGGTCGGATGGCTTGGGAGATGACTTCCCCCGCCTGTCCGTCAAGGTTCGCCCTGAGCTGGTGACGTTCACGACCCCGAATGAGATCGAGGTGGACGCCAGCGGCGTGGTGGGTGGCGGCGAGCGCCTCAAGCCTGCGCAGTTGCATGAGCTCATGGATGCTCGCGGTGAGGATGTTGTTTTCTTCGATGGCCGCAACGCGATGGAGGCGGAGATCGGCCGTTTCCGCAACGCCGTGGTCCCGAACACTGATACGACCCGGGATTTTATCGAAGAGATCGAGTCCGGTAAATACGACGATCTTAAAGACAAGCCTGTCGTGACGTATTGCACCGGTGGGGTTCGTTGCGAAGTGCTGACGGTTCTCATGAAGAACCGTGGTTTCCAAGAGGTCTATCAGCTCGATGGCGGGATCGTCCGCTACGGCGAAGCCTACGGCAATGACGGCTACTGGGACGGATCGCTATATGTGTTCGATAAGCGCATGCACATGGAGTTCGGTTCCGGCGCCGAAAGCCTCGGCTCGTGCATCGAGTGTGGCGAACGCACCCCGGTGTTCGTCAACTGTGTGCACCCATCGTGCCGTTCGCAGTTCTTGCGTTGCGAGGCCTGCACTTCCGCGGGCAAGCACCCTGAATGCCCAGAATGCATGAAGCAGGCGGCCACCGCCCCCGCAGCAGCACTGGCGACCAACTAA